CCCTGAAGATCGTGTCGGGCGCGCCCAGCTGCTCGCCGGACGGCTTCTGCTCGTCGTACAGCATGCGGACGACGCGGTTGTCCGAGGCCGAGGTGAAGTACGCGTAGACCATGCGGTCCGAGGCGTAGTCGGGCGACAGCGCGAGGCCCATCAGACCGCCCTCGCCGGCCGGTGACACCCCCGGCACCTCGCCCAGCTCGGTCTTCTTGCCCGACTCCCCGTCGACCCGCGTGATCGTCGCCTCGTCGCGGGAGGAGACGAGCAGGTCGCCGTCCGGGAGCGGGGCGAGGCCCCAGGGGGTGCTCAGGTCCTCGGCGACCGTGCGGACCACCTTCACCGAGCCCTTGGCGGGGGCTGCTGCCTCACCGGCCTGCCCGGAGGGCGTCGGCGCCCCGGAGGCCGTACGGTTCGGTGTGGCGCCGTCACCGCCGTCCGACGACCCCCCACCTCCGCCGTCGGAGGAGCAGCCGGCCGTCAGCAGGAGCGTGGCCGCGGCCAACAGGGCCGACACAGCTCGATGTTGCACGATCTTGGTCCCTTCGACGGGCGGTCTCGCGGCAGGTTCTACTTGTCATACACCGCTCGCGCCTCACAGGTTCCCGATCACCGCAATCAGATGCGAGCCGCGCCGCCCGTCACGTCCGGGGTTCGGCGCCTGCGCTGTCGGTCACTCCTGGGTCTCGTCGTGTCGGCGTGGGCGGTCATGGTCGGGATCCCGTGCCCGCGCGGCCGGTGACTCCCGGCCTCCGCCAAGACCGCGTCGCCCCTCACGTCCGGGATCCCGTGCCCGCGCGGCCGGTGACTCCCGGTCCCGCCGTGCTCGTGCGGCTGGTCATGTGCGGAATCCCGCGCCTGCGCCACCGGTGACACCCGGGATTCCGCCGAGACCGCGTCGCCCGTCGCGTCCAGGATTCCGTGCCCGCGCCCCCGGTCACCCCCACCACCCGGCACCGACCCCGTCCCGTCACCCCAGGGACCCCGCGACGGGAGCCCCCGACCGGGCCCGTCACTCCCACGACCCCTGCGCCCCCGGCAGCCCCGCCACCTCCGCCAGGTCCTGTTCCGTCAGGCGCAGCGTCGCCGCGCGGGCGTTCTCCGTCGCCCAGCGCTCCTGCTTGGTCCCCGGGACCGGGACCACGTGGCGGCCCTGCGCCAGCACCCAGGCCAGGGCCACCTGGGCCGGGGTGACGTCCTCGCCGTGGCGGCGGGCTATGCGGCGCAGGCCGGCCACTATCGGCTGGTTCGCGGCCATCATCTCGGCGGTGAAGCGCGGGTGGCGGGCGCGTACGTCGTCCGGTTCGAAGCCCTCGCCGGGGGTGAGGGTGCCGGTCAGGTAGCCGTTGCCGAGCGGCATCGCCGCCAGGAAGCCGATGTCGCGCGCCTCGCACCAGGGCAGCAGCGACTCCCGCGCCTCCGGCGACCACACCGACAGCTCCGCCTGCACCGCGCTCACCGGGAACACCTGCTGCACCCGCTGCAACTGCCGGATCGTCCCGTCGTGCAGCCGCGCCCCGGACCGGCGGCCGCCCCGCGCGCCCATCGCGCACAGCCCCAACGCCCGTACCTTTCCGGCCCGGACGAGCTCCGCCATCGCGCCCCAGGTCTCCTCCACCGGAACCTCCGGGTCCGCCCGGTGGAGCTGGTAGAGGTCGATCACATCGGTCTGCAGGCGCCGCAGCGACGCGTCGCAGGCGCGCTTCACGTAGCCCGGGCGGCCGTTGGCCACGATGTGCTGATCGCCCACCAGCAGGCCGACCTTGGTCGACACGAAGGCGTCCTGGCGGCGCTCCTTCAGTACCCGCCCCAGTAGCAACTCGTTGGTGAAGGGGCCGTACATGTCGGCCGTGTCCAGGAGCGTCGAGCCCAGGTCCAGCGCCCGGTGCACCGCCCTGAGCGACTCGTCGCCGCGCTGCCGTGATCCGCTGTACGCCCAGCTCATCGGCATGCACCCGAGTCCGACGGCTCCCACCGCGAGCGCCGCCGCGCCGATCGTCCTGCGCTCCACCTGCTCGTGACCCTCCCTCTCCAGGCCTCCCAACCTAACCTCTGCGGTGCCGCGTCCCTGACATAGCCTCCTGACCATGACAGTTGACGTGTGGCTCCCCATCCCACCGGACGAGATCGAAGGGCTCCCCGAGGGGCCGAACTACCGCTTCTGGAACGGCGCCGAGGACTTCCCCGCGGACCCGGCCGACTGCGCGTACTACGTCGTCCCCTACATGAAGCCCGTCGAGGTCGTACTGC
The nucleotide sequence above comes from Streptomyces sp. NL15-2K. Encoded proteins:
- a CDS encoding aldo/keto reductase; the encoded protein is MERRTIGAAALAVGAVGLGCMPMSWAYSGSRQRGDESLRAVHRALDLGSTLLDTADMYGPFTNELLLGRVLKERRQDAFVSTKVGLLVGDQHIVANGRPGYVKRACDASLRRLQTDVIDLYQLHRADPEVPVEETWGAMAELVRAGKVRALGLCAMGARGGRRSGARLHDGTIRQLQRVQQVFPVSAVQAELSVWSPEARESLLPWCEARDIGFLAAMPLGNGYLTGTLTPGEGFEPDDVRARHPRFTAEMMAANQPIVAGLRRIARRHGEDVTPAQVALAWVLAQGRHVVPVPGTKQERWATENARAATLRLTEQDLAEVAGLPGAQGSWE